The Primulina tabacum isolate GXHZ01 chromosome 16, ASM2559414v2, whole genome shotgun sequence genome window below encodes:
- the LOC142529519 gene encoding putative late blight resistance protein homolog R1A-10, whose product MDSYQCSVSTIDDDGSSEEADLNLDRDLTMASERIGFIWEETMKMNNSDTTKDLRSVSYYFPVDRSSTVQATAKKMVVGFDDDLLVIKERLYQDSAKLQIIPVVGMGGIGKTTLARKAYDDSILSQYFDKCAWITVSQEYPRREVLSGLLKSLKNEQSNESEAELEKLVYQSLFGRRYLIVIDDIWSTKAWDDLKMTFPDDGSGSRILLTTRVLDVAFHARSSDAPVHQMNCLNNDQSWKLFQESVFEQQSCPLQLVEVGKKIAENCGGLPLTIVVVAGLLLSSGNVMREEVWEIVSENISSRKPTIALQCSKILCFSYDRLPLRLKQCFLYIAAFLEDSEIDVSKLIKLWVAEGFLKPNHQSKCLEDVGERYLEDLVNRSLLLVSKKGIDGKLETVGIHDMLREICITKAEEEGFLHDVSSKTNSGTEFVENPYRRLRIHCTKDIQEWKILDSSVRSVLLFTKYWMTRIDLSSRHVGVLDALRVTWPTLSQVISTFVNLRCHQKPKHRASTI is encoded by the exons ATGGATTCGTATCAGTGTTCGGTGTCAACTATTGATGATGATGGGAGTTCTGAAGAGGCTGATTTGAACTTGGATCGAGACTTAACCATGGCGTCTGAAAGGATTGGTTTTATTTGGGAAGAGACGATGAAGATGAACAACAGTGATACGACAAAAGATCTCCGATCCGTATCTTATTATTTTCCTGTTGATCGTTCATCCACGGTCCAAGCCACTGCCAAAAAAATGGTTGTGGGATTTGATGATGACTTGCTCGTAATCAAAGAACGGTTATACCAAGACTCTGCTAAACTCCAAATTATCCCAGTTGTTGGGATGGGGGGAATCGGGAAGACGACTCTGGCTAGAAAAGCATACGACGATTCAATCCTTTCTCAATACTTCGACAAATGTGCATGGATCACTGTGTCACAAGAGTATCCTAGGAGAGAGGTTCTTTCAGGGCTTTTGAAGTCCCTCAAGAATGAGCAATCTAATGAGAGCGAAGCAGAACTGGAAAAACTAGTGTATCAAAGTCTCTTTGGCAGGAGATATCTCATTGTGATTGATGATATATGGAGTACCAAGGCATGGGATGATTTGAAGATGACATTCCCAGATGATGGTAGTGGAAGTCGAATCCTGTTAACCACCAGGGTATTAGATGTGGCTTTTCATGCGAGATCTTCGGATGCTCCTGTTCATCAAATGAATTGTTTAAATAATGATCAAAGTTGGAAATTATTTCAAGAAAGTGTTTTTGAACAACAATCTTGTCCTCTCCAACTGGTGGAAGTCGGGAAGAAGATTGCGGAAAATTGTGGGGGACTTCCCCTCACCATCGTGGTGGTTGCAGGACTACTCCTTTCTTCAGGCAACGTGATGAGAGAAGAAGTGTGGGAAATTGTTTCGGAAAATATAAGTTCTAGAAAGCCCACAATTGCCCTCCAGTGCTCAAAGATACTGTGTTTTAGTTATGATCGGTTACCTCTTCGACTAAAACAATGCTTCCTCTACATAGCAGCTTTTCTTGAAGATTCTGAAATTGATGTTTCTAAGCTAATCAAGTTGTGGGTTGCTGAGGGATTTTTGAAACCAAATCATCAGTCGAAGTGCTTGGAAGATGTGGGGGAACGTTATTTGGAGGATCTGGTGAACAGAAGTTTGCTCTTAGTGAGCAAGAAAGGGATTGACGGGAAACTCGAAACTGTTGGAATCCATGATATGTTGAGGGAGATTTGCATAACAAAAGCTGAAGAAGAGGGGTTTCTTCATGATGTCTCGTCCAAAACCAATTCCGGAACAGAATTTGTAGAGAATCCATATCGCCGCCTCAGAATTCATTGCACGAAGGATATTCAAGAATGGAAAATCCTAGACTCGAGCGTGCGTTCGGTTCTACTTTTCACGAAATATTGGATGACAAGAATAGATCTAAGTTCTAGGCACGTCGGTGTCTTGGATGCACTCCGAGTAACTTGGCCGACATTGTCACAAGTAATCTCTACATTCGTCAATTTAAG ATGTCACCAAAAGCCGAAGCATAGGGCTAGTAccatatga